The Methanosphaera sp. BMS genome contains a region encoding:
- a CDS encoding TIGR04076 family protein, whose amino-acid sequence MKKVRITVMKKARYDDLIEKYENPLEHECDVELNQVFIANGWERPENLCVSAWETMSPFVLALSSGGEDFYDGWMKNKKSAMISCNDGFRPVSFLLETLDDDAD is encoded by the coding sequence ATGAAAAAGGTTAGAATTACCGTGATGAAGAAAGCAAGATACGATGATTTGATTGAAAAATATGAAAATCCATTGGAACATGAATGTGACGTGGAATTAAACCAGGTATTTATAGCCAATGGATGGGAAAGACCTGAAAATCTCTGTGTAAGTGCATGGGAGACTATGAGTCCATTCGTATTAGCATTAAGCTCAGGTGGAGAGGACTTCTATGATGGGTGGATGAAGAATAAAAAATCGGCCATGATATCCTGCAATGACGGTTTTAGACCTGTGAGTTTTCTATTGGAAACACTTGATGATGATGCTGATTGA
- a CDS encoding ferredoxin, with translation MAQIILERDECTMCGHCVELDESLFTFDDDDRATLVGSERDDNVDELEVEDTAIYEEAEENCTGECIEVYD, from the coding sequence ATGGCACAAATAATATTAGAAAGAGACGAATGTACAATGTGTGGACATTGTGTTGAACTGGACGAATCATTATTCACATTTGATGATGATGACAGAGCTACATTAGTAGGATCAGAAAGAGACGACAATGTAGATGAATTAGAAGTAGAAGATACTGCAATATATGAAGAAGCAGAAGAAAACTGTACAGGTGAATGTATAGAAGTTTATGATTAA
- a CDS encoding GNAT family N-acetyltransferase produces the protein MSVDKVNFDNLNDFLKENYEDIYKSIMDERYILEYTENKHVIFKELKYNDKVVGFALVDLIMADKPKYSVCECYVIPEYRGNNILFDFILTNITKTNYDFSFRRPNRAIMNLLFKYNLAFSLDRNIIISFIELDASLDEVYVNKNIKKLYNNVGEDSSDEIFSTYYYNSHLESVTFFDLSSTLAKNSYTLCVAKPREYDMVRYKLRNNLKKVTERSMDKNALKLVESNDRIQDFINTTQKELEEVYSVENVIGVHDNFTKSAQYLLNEYNISQSDANLILDDVIDKLDDDKISNFTIPDYFNYRVRTFKADNNEFELPSDVELKQKDDISYYEVDNLKVIICPECHHENAEYNVTCENCGYNINIF, from the coding sequence ATGAGTGTTGACAAAGTAAATTTTGATAATTTGAATGACTTTCTTAAAGAAAACTATGAAGATATTTACAAATCCATAATGGATGAAAGATATATACTTGAATACACTGAAAATAAGCATGTAATCTTCAAAGAACTAAAATATAATGATAAGGTAGTGGGATTTGCATTGGTTGACTTGATAATGGCCGACAAACCGAAATATTCCGTATGTGAATGTTATGTGATACCCGAATACAGGGGAAATAATATTCTCTTTGATTTTATTCTAACAAATATCACCAAGACAAATTATGATTTCAGTTTCAGAAGACCGAATAGGGCCATAATGAACTTGCTATTTAAATACAACCTTGCATTCAGCCTGGATAGAAACATAATAATCAGTTTCATAGAATTGGACGCCTCATTGGATGAGGTATATGTAAACAAGAACATTAAAAAGCTATACAATAATGTCGGGGAGGATTCATCCGATGAAATATTCTCCACATACTACTATAACAGTCACCTTGAATCAGTAACATTCTTTGACTTGAGTTCGACACTGGCCAAAAACAGTTACACATTATGTGTTGCAAAGCCACGTGAATATGACATGGTCAGATATAAACTCAGAAACAACCTTAAGAAGGTAACAGAAAGAAGCATGGACAAAAACGCACTTAAACTGGTTGAATCCAATGATAGAATTCAGGACTTCATAAACACTACACAAAAAGAATTGGAGGAAGTTTACTCTGTTGAAAACGTCATAGGAGTTCATGACAATTTCACCAAATCAGCCCAATACCTGTTGAATGAGTACAACATCAGTCAATCGGATGCTAATCTAATACTTGATGATGTGATTGATAAATTGGATGATGATAAAATATCAAACTTCACCATACCTGACTACTTCAATTACCGGGTAAGAACGTTCAAAGCCGATAACAATGAATTTGAATTGCCAAGTGATGTGGAACTTAAACAAAAGGATGATATCAGCTATTACGAGGTGGATAATCTAAAGGTAATCATATGTCCTGAGTGTCATCATGAAAATGCGGAATATAATGTAACCTGTGAAAATTGCGGTTATAATATAAATATATTCTAA
- the dtd gene encoding D-aminoacyl-tRNA deacylase produces MKLIVQRVSQASVEVDDEIVGKIGEGFMVLVGFGVNDTEKEADFLANKLLKLRIFEDDNDRMNLSLLDTDNELLLIPQFTLYASTKKHRPSFHKSMNPDDANLLFEYFCDKCSEKIHTEKGVFGAHMNVSLINNGPVTICLEKEYEE; encoded by the coding sequence TTGAAATTAATAGTTCAGAGAGTCAGCCAGGCCAGTGTTGAAGTTGATGATGAAATTGTTGGAAAAATCGGCGAAGGTTTTATGGTCTTGGTAGGCTTTGGTGTTAATGATACAGAAAAAGAGGCGGACTTTTTGGCAAATAAACTGTTGAAGCTACGTATATTTGAGGACGATAATGACAGGATGAACCTGTCGCTTCTTGATACGGATAATGAATTGTTGTTGATTCCACAGTTTACCTTATATGCCAGCACTAAAAAGCACAGACCGTCATTTCATAAGTCCATGAATCCGGATGATGCGAATTTGCTGTTTGAATACTTCTGTGATAAGTGTAGTGAAAAGATACATACCGAAAAGGGTGTTTTTGGTGCACATATGAATGTAAGCCTGATTAACAATGGCCCTGTTACGATTTGTTTAGAAAAAGAGTATGAGGAATAG
- a CDS encoding DUF357 domain-containing protein: protein MNNYELESKEKITIDIEKLERNLKEVADITFVDKEKEVYDRAVDYMNDSKYYLDKGDNRTAFGCIEYSHGLLDALRMIHGLI from the coding sequence ATGAATAATTATGAATTAGAAAGTAAAGAAAAGATTACTATAGACATCGAAAAGTTGGAAAGAAACCTGAAAGAAGTTGCGGATATAACCTTTGTTGATAAAGAAAAGGAAGTTTATGATCGTGCGGTTGATTACATGAATGATTCCAAGTATTATCTTGATAAGGGTGATAATAGAACTGCTTTTGGTTGTATCGAGTATAGTCATGGATTGTTGGATGCACTACGTATGATTCATGGATTAATCTAA
- a CDS encoding putative zinc-binding protein has protein sequence MTEEIVLCACSGMNPRGEVARASVYDLAQEEDNCSVCCIVATGGGKQKYIDLASSHPVIVVNGCKQNCTTTLLKEKGIDVEKVLVVPEILEENDMTAECTVRMNENDEKCVDILKEVIKKEIKDM, from the coding sequence ATGACAGAAGAAATAGTATTATGTGCATGCAGTGGAATGAATCCACGTGGAGAAGTAGCAAGGGCATCAGTATATGACTTGGCACAGGAAGAGGATAACTGTTCTGTCTGTTGTATCGTAGCGACAGGTGGAGGAAAACAGAAATACATAGACCTGGCCAGCAGTCATCCAGTAATAGTTGTCAATGGATGTAAACAGAACTGTACGACAACACTCCTGAAAGAAAAGGGTATTGATGTTGAAAAAGTATTGGTAGTACCTGAAATACTTGAAGAAAATGACATGACCGCTGAATGTACAGTTAGAATGAATGAAAACGATGAGAAATGTGTTGACATATTAAAAGAAGTAATTAAAAAAGAAATAAAAGACATGTAA
- a CDS encoding flavodoxin family protein, whose product MKIIGINTSPRENGNARIALVKALEAAEAKGAETEIFDTNKMNIGACQADNYCKAHEGKCPVDDDMQKIYRAIEEADGVILASPVYFFDVCAQAKLVIDRMYAYFQSPFVETYGQKKFSLIATQGTPDADAFKDVLQVQANAFGFLGFEVCDVAILTDNNVPGAIESKDDQIDLAKKVGENIAN is encoded by the coding sequence ATGAAAATTATAGGTATAAATACAAGCCCAAGAGAAAATGGAAATGCAAGAATTGCATTGGTTAAAGCATTGGAAGCTGCTGAAGCAAAAGGTGCTGAAACAGAAATATTTGATACAAATAAAATGAACATCGGTGCATGTCAGGCAGACAACTACTGTAAAGCACATGAAGGAAAATGTCCTGTTGACGATGATATGCAAAAAATTTACCGTGCAATTGAAGAAGCCGATGGTGTAATACTTGCAAGTCCAGTATACTTCTTTGATGTATGTGCTCAGGCAAAACTTGTCATTGACAGAATGTATGCATACTTCCAGTCACCATTTGTTGAAACATACGGACAGAAAAAATTCTCCCTTATCGCTACCCAGGGTACACCAGACGCTGATGCATTCAAAGACGTATTACAAGTTCAGGCCAATGCATTTGGATTCTTAGGATTTGAAGTATGTGATGTAGCAATATTAACCGACAACAATGTTCCTGGAGCTATTGAATCCAAGGATGATCAAATAGATCTTGCCAAAAAAGTCGGTGAAAACATAGCAAATTAG
- a CDS encoding MATE family efflux transporter, protein MTENKGKNSNIELIRGDYKVAIKKLAWPMMVSMFLIMAYNLADSIWVAGLGADALAAIGFITPLFMILVGLGNGIGAGANSMIARFIGAKNTENANNTALHSLLLTVIISVIGSVVMFIVLPSLLDVMGAGTAKAAALEYGNIVFAFMIIFIYNGVGTSILRSEGDVQRAMYVMAVTAIFNIILDPIFIYILNMGIIGAAWATIFSGFLSALVLLYWMHYKKDTYLDLSLKNFKYTSSIIRGILNVAIPSTAENLIFSALGIIENYLLVIVAGTVAVATYTAGMRLIQLSMIPLIGFGTALLTVVGASYGAKDYQKLRNAFVYTLKLGLLVSTVMAVIFFLFAPQISSVFAYGSSADLAPRIATLIQIMIIFIYAVCLGMISAMMFQGVGKGFTSLMLTFIRALLLEVVFSYLFGIVFNLGEYGVYYGVVLGGFLGGILSFTWAIFYIKRLISNYN, encoded by the coding sequence ATGACAGAAAATAAGGGAAAAAACAGCAATATAGAATTAATACGTGGAGACTACAAGGTTGCCATTAAAAAACTGGCATGGCCTATGATGGTCAGTATGTTTTTAATCATGGCATATAACCTGGCAGACAGTATATGGGTAGCAGGACTCGGAGCAGATGCACTGGCAGCGATAGGATTCATCACACCACTGTTCATGATACTGGTAGGTCTTGGAAACGGTATAGGAGCAGGTGCAAACAGTATGATTGCAAGGTTTATCGGTGCAAAAAATACTGAAAACGCAAACAATACCGCGTTGCACAGTCTGTTGTTAACCGTAATAATCAGTGTCATAGGATCAGTCGTGATGTTTATAGTACTTCCATCATTACTTGACGTGATGGGTGCGGGTACTGCTAAGGCTGCAGCCCTCGAATATGGAAACATCGTATTTGCATTCATGATCATATTCATATACAACGGTGTCGGAACGTCAATTCTTCGTTCAGAGGGAGATGTTCAAAGAGCAATGTACGTAATGGCAGTTACGGCTATATTCAATATCATCCTGGATCCAATATTCATCTACATACTAAATATGGGTATTATAGGAGCCGCATGGGCTACAATATTCTCAGGATTTTTAAGTGCATTGGTGCTGCTGTATTGGATGCACTACAAGAAGGACACATATCTTGACTTATCACTGAAAAACTTCAAGTATACTTCTTCAATAATCAGGGGTATATTGAATGTGGCAATACCGTCAACCGCTGAAAACCTAATATTCAGTGCATTGGGTATAATTGAAAACTATCTGTTGGTAATTGTTGCCGGAACGGTAGCAGTGGCAACATATACTGCGGGAATGAGACTCATACAATTGTCCATGATTCCACTTATAGGATTTGGTACGGCACTGCTGACGGTAGTCGGAGCATCCTATGGAGCAAAAGATTATCAAAAACTTAGAAATGCATTCGTATATACGTTAAAACTGGGATTACTGGTAAGTACTGTGATGGCAGTGATATTCTTCCTGTTTGCACCACAGATAAGCAGCGTATTTGCATACGGTTCAAGTGCAGACTTAGCTCCTAGAATAGCAACATTGATTCAGATAATGATAATATTCATATATGCGGTATGTCTTGGAATGATATCCGCCATGATGTTCCAAGGAGTAGGTAAGGGATTCACATCACTTATGCTGACATTTATCAGGGCATTACTGCTTGAAGTAGTATTCTCATATCTATTTGGAATAGTCTTCAATCTAGGTGAATATGGAGTTTATTATGGGGTGGTCCTGGGAGGATTCCTTGGTGGAATATTGAGCTTCACATGGGCCATATTCTACATTAAACGTTTAATAAGTAATTACAATTAA
- a CDS encoding MarR family winged helix-turn-helix transcriptional regulator, translating to MNCPIDKENLSLAFLFTMYIKSQNQYYKYYFKDVDVTIQHYPILLKLLNHGYVYQKDISRDLHIDNALLTRNLRKLEDNGYIMRKEDNDNRRQNKISLTPKGIELAEQIRDEGIKRDEQIIKNSGYSREDLLDLLMELLENSDDYNKEKICEV from the coding sequence ATGAATTGTCCAATAGACAAAGAAAACTTATCATTAGCATTCCTATTTACGATGTACATAAAATCCCAAAATCAATATTACAAGTATTATTTTAAGGATGTTGACGTTACAATTCAACACTATCCCATACTATTAAAACTATTGAACCATGGCTATGTCTACCAGAAGGATATAAGCAGGGATTTACATATTGACAACGCATTACTTACCAGAAATCTGAGAAAACTGGAAGATAATGGATACATCATGAGAAAGGAAGATAATGACAACAGAAGACAAAACAAGATAAGTTTAACGCCAAAGGGTATTGAACTGGCCGAACAAATAAGAGATGAAGGAATAAAAAGAGACGAGCAAATTATAAAAAACTCAGGTTATTCCAGGGAAGATTTATTGGATCTATTAATGGAACTGCTTGAAAACTCGGACGATTACAATAAAGAAAAAATATGTGAGGTATGA